The following coding sequences lie in one Catharus ustulatus isolate bCatUst1 chromosome 5, bCatUst1.pri.v2, whole genome shotgun sequence genomic window:
- the LIN54 gene encoding protein lin-54 homolog isoform X1, translating into MQEVSPQHEEELYVLYGTGCPRRLWNPSLETFETHLTMVLCHLLQVAVSCQGVPAPAITATATKMEVVSAEVNSLLPEEIMDTGITLVEDESIEAVIVSSPMGDSIPMETELEEIVNIGSTSDSSATTTATVTTESVPAPSSHSGDAALTTTAPSPDVNAAVKPAFPGGLHKLGAQTPVTISANQIILNKATDIKIGSQSIKPDGQKLIVTTLGKSGQPIVLALPHSQLPQSQKAVSQAQGGDSKVQGQQFKVVIGGRSEVKPVVGVSALTQGSQLINTAAQPSVLQSQQVKTVQIAKKTRTPTSGPVITKLIFAKPINSKAVTGQTTQVSPVIAGRVFSQSAPGTPPKTITISESGVIGSSLSTTTQQTPNKIAISPLKSPNKLTVVSVASQPPNSPQKTVGVPLNVALGQQILTVQQSAPSSPGKAIVNHTTTQAVKSAVQTITVGGVGTSQFKTIIPLATAPNVQQIQVPGSKFHYVRLVTATTASSSTQSASQNPSTNTQPLQQAKPVVVNATPVRMSVPIVPAQTVKQVVPKPINSTSQIVTTSQPQQRLIMPATPLPQIQPNLTNLPPGTVLAPAPGTGNVGYAVLPAQYVTQLQQSSYVSIASNTGFTGTSSVQSQARLPFNGIISSESANRPRKPCNCTKSLCLKLYCDCFANGEFCNNCNCTNCYNNLDHENDRQKAIKACLDRNPEAFKPKIGKGKEGESDRRHSKGCNCKRSGCLKNYCECYEAKIMCSSICKCIGCKNFEESPERKTLMHLADAAEVRVQQQTAAKTKLSSQISDLLTRPTPALSSGGGKLPFTFVTKEVADATCECLLAQAEQAEKTGKSKAAAERMILEEFGRCLMRVISSAGKSKCDPCAMNC; encoded by the exons taCCTGCTCCGGCCATCACTGCCACAGCTACTAAAATGGAGGTGGTTTCAGCAGAAGTCAACAGCTTGCTCCCTGAGGAAATCATGGACACTGGCATAACTCTGGTGGAAGATGAGAGCATCGAGGCTGTTATCGTGTCGTCGCCGATGGGAGACTCCATTCCCATGGAAACAGAACTGGAAGAAATAGTGAACATAGGCTCCACCAGCGACTCCTCAGCCACGACTACAGCCACAGTCACCACGGAGTCGgttcctgcacccagcagccactcGGGAGATGCAGCGCTGACCACCACAGCCCCAAGCCCTGATGTGAATGCAGCTGTAAAGCCTGCCTTTCCAGGTGGCCTCCATAAACTTGGTGCTCAGACCCCTGTCACTATCTCAGCTAATCAGATTATTCTGAACAAGGCCACTGATATTAAAATAGGCAGTCAGAGTATTAAACCGGACGGGCAAAAGCTGATTGTAACAACTTTGGGCAAGTCTGGCCAGCCTATTGTTTTAGCATTACCCCACAGCCAGCTCCCACAGTCGCAGAAGGCCGTGTCCCAAGCCCAGGGTGGAGACTCCAAGGTACAAGGCCAGCAGTTCAAAGTTGTCATTGGAGGTCGGTCGGAAGTGAAACCTGTTGTGGGTGTCTCAGCTTTGACGCAGGGAAGTCAGCTGATAAACACTGCGGCCCAGCCCTCTGTCTTGCAGTCCCAGCAAGTAAAAACAGTACAG ATTGCGAAGAAGACTCGAACCCCAACTTCTGGCCCGGTGATCACCAAGCTGATATTTGCAAAACCAATCAATAGCAAAGCTGTTACAGGGCAGACCACTCAAGTGTCACCAGTCATTGCAG GTAGGGTTTTTTCACAatctgctccagggacaccaCCAAAGACAATAACGATCTCTGAGAGCGGAGTCATTGGATCATCTTTGAGTACAACAACACAACAGACACCGAATAAAATAGCTATCTCACCACTCAAATCCCCCAATAAG CTAACAGTGGTGTCAGTGGCCTCCCAGCCTCCCAACTCCCCCCAGAAGACGGTGGGCGTCCCACTGAATGTAGCGTTAGGACAGCAGATCCTCACAGTGCAGCAGTCAGCACCCTCCTCCCCTGGGAAGGCTATAGTCAACCACACAACCACCCAG GCTGTGAAATCAGCAGTGCAGACCATTACTGTAGGAGGAGTGGGTACATCTCAATTTAAGACAATTATTCCCTTGGCAACTGCACCCAATGTTCAGCAGATTCAGGTACCTGGAAGCAAGTTCCATTATGTCAGACTCGTTACTGCCACAACAGCCAGTAGTTCAACCCAATCTGCCAGTCAAAATCCCAGTACGAATACTCAGCCTCTACAGCAGG CGAAGCCTGTGGTGGTGAACGCGACCCCAGTGCGTATGTCAGTTCCCATAGTACCAGCACAGACTGTGAAACAG GTGGTGCCCAAACCAATCAACTCAACTTCTCAAATAGTCACTACCAGTCAGCCCCAACAAAGACTTATCATGCCAGCCACTCCACTGCCACAGATCCAGCCCAACCTCACCAACCTCCCCCCGGGCACTGTGCTGGcaccagcccctggcacaggaaaTGTTGGCTATGCAGTCCTTCCAGCTCAGTATGTCACACAG ctACAACAGTCATCCTATGTATCTATAGCAAGCAACACTGGCTTCACAGGGACATCCAGTGTCCAGTCCCAGGCACGACTGCCATTTAACGG aataatttcttctgaGTCTGCAAACCGCCCCAGGAAGCCTTGCAATTGTACTAAGTCTCTGTGTTTGAAATT gtATTGCGACTGTTTTGCAAACGGCGAATTCTGCAATAACTGCAACTGTACAAATTGTTATAACAACCTGGACCATGAGAACGATAGGCAAAAAGCAATAAAG GCCTGCCTCGACAGAAACCCTGAAGCCTTCAAGCCCAAaatagggaaaggaaaggagggagaatCGGATCGGAGGCACAGCAAAGGGTGTAACTGTAAACGCTCGGGATGTCTCAAAAACTACTGCGAGTGTTACGAG gCAAAAATCATGTGTTCTTCCATATGCAAATGCATTGGCTGtaaaaattttgaagaaagCCCGGAGCGAAAGACATTGATGCATTTAGCAGATGCTGCAGAGGTCAGGGTCCAGCAGCAGACTGCTGCAAAGACCAAGTTATCTTCCCAGATCTCAGACTTGCTGACAAGGCCAACACCAGCACTCAGCAGTGGTGGTGGGAA GCTGCCCTTTACATTTGTCACCAAGGAGGTGGCCGATGCAACCTGTGAATgcctcctggcacaggcagagcaagCAGAGAAGACGGGCAAGtccaaagctgcagcagagcgCATGATCCTGGAGGAGTTTGGACGCTGTCTGATGAGGGTtatcagctctgcagggaagtCCAAATGTGACCCTTGTGCCATGAACTGCTGA
- the LIN54 gene encoding protein lin-54 homolog isoform X4, translating to MQEVSPQHEEELYVLYGTGCPRRLWNPSLETFETHLTMVLCHLLQVAVSCQGVPAPAITATATKMEVVSAEVNSLLPEEIMDTGITLVEDESIEAVIVSSPMGDSIPMETELEEIVNIGSTSDSSATTTATVTTESVPAPSSHSGDAALTTTAPSPDVNAAVKPAFPGGLHKLGAQTPVTISANQIILNKATDIKIGSQSIKPDGQKLIVTTLGKSGQPIVLALPHSQLPQSQKAVSQAQGGDSKVQGQQFKVVIGGRSEVKPVVGVSALTQGSQLINTAAQPSVLQSQQVKTVQIAKKTRTPTSGPVITKLIFAKPINSKAVTGQTTQVSPVIAGRVFSQSAPGTPPKTITISESGVIGSSLSTTTQQTPNKIAISPLKSPNKAVKSAVQTITVGGVGTSQFKTIIPLATAPNVQQIQVPGSKFHYVRLVTATTASSSTQSASQNPSTNTQPLQQAKPVVVNATPVRMSVPIVPAQTVKQVVPKPINSTSQIVTTSQPQQRLIMPATPLPQIQPNLTNLPPGTVLAPAPGTGNVGYAVLPAQYVTQLQQSSYVSIASNTGFTGTSSVQSQARLPFNGIISSESANRPRKPCNCTKSLCLKLYCDCFANGEFCNNCNCTNCYNNLDHENDRQKAIKACLDRNPEAFKPKIGKGKEGESDRRHSKGCNCKRSGCLKNYCECYEAKIMCSSICKCIGCKNFEESPERKTLMHLADAAEVRVQQQTAAKTKLSSQISDLLTRPTPALSSGGGKLPFTFVTKEVADATCECLLAQAEQAEKTGKSKAAAERMILEEFGRCLMRVISSAGKSKCDPCAMNC from the exons taCCTGCTCCGGCCATCACTGCCACAGCTACTAAAATGGAGGTGGTTTCAGCAGAAGTCAACAGCTTGCTCCCTGAGGAAATCATGGACACTGGCATAACTCTGGTGGAAGATGAGAGCATCGAGGCTGTTATCGTGTCGTCGCCGATGGGAGACTCCATTCCCATGGAAACAGAACTGGAAGAAATAGTGAACATAGGCTCCACCAGCGACTCCTCAGCCACGACTACAGCCACAGTCACCACGGAGTCGgttcctgcacccagcagccactcGGGAGATGCAGCGCTGACCACCACAGCCCCAAGCCCTGATGTGAATGCAGCTGTAAAGCCTGCCTTTCCAGGTGGCCTCCATAAACTTGGTGCTCAGACCCCTGTCACTATCTCAGCTAATCAGATTATTCTGAACAAGGCCACTGATATTAAAATAGGCAGTCAGAGTATTAAACCGGACGGGCAAAAGCTGATTGTAACAACTTTGGGCAAGTCTGGCCAGCCTATTGTTTTAGCATTACCCCACAGCCAGCTCCCACAGTCGCAGAAGGCCGTGTCCCAAGCCCAGGGTGGAGACTCCAAGGTACAAGGCCAGCAGTTCAAAGTTGTCATTGGAGGTCGGTCGGAAGTGAAACCTGTTGTGGGTGTCTCAGCTTTGACGCAGGGAAGTCAGCTGATAAACACTGCGGCCCAGCCCTCTGTCTTGCAGTCCCAGCAAGTAAAAACAGTACAG ATTGCGAAGAAGACTCGAACCCCAACTTCTGGCCCGGTGATCACCAAGCTGATATTTGCAAAACCAATCAATAGCAAAGCTGTTACAGGGCAGACCACTCAAGTGTCACCAGTCATTGCAG GTAGGGTTTTTTCACAatctgctccagggacaccaCCAAAGACAATAACGATCTCTGAGAGCGGAGTCATTGGATCATCTTTGAGTACAACAACACAACAGACACCGAATAAAATAGCTATCTCACCACTCAAATCCCCCAATAAG GCTGTGAAATCAGCAGTGCAGACCATTACTGTAGGAGGAGTGGGTACATCTCAATTTAAGACAATTATTCCCTTGGCAACTGCACCCAATGTTCAGCAGATTCAGGTACCTGGAAGCAAGTTCCATTATGTCAGACTCGTTACTGCCACAACAGCCAGTAGTTCAACCCAATCTGCCAGTCAAAATCCCAGTACGAATACTCAGCCTCTACAGCAGG CGAAGCCTGTGGTGGTGAACGCGACCCCAGTGCGTATGTCAGTTCCCATAGTACCAGCACAGACTGTGAAACAG GTGGTGCCCAAACCAATCAACTCAACTTCTCAAATAGTCACTACCAGTCAGCCCCAACAAAGACTTATCATGCCAGCCACTCCACTGCCACAGATCCAGCCCAACCTCACCAACCTCCCCCCGGGCACTGTGCTGGcaccagcccctggcacaggaaaTGTTGGCTATGCAGTCCTTCCAGCTCAGTATGTCACACAG ctACAACAGTCATCCTATGTATCTATAGCAAGCAACACTGGCTTCACAGGGACATCCAGTGTCCAGTCCCAGGCACGACTGCCATTTAACGG aataatttcttctgaGTCTGCAAACCGCCCCAGGAAGCCTTGCAATTGTACTAAGTCTCTGTGTTTGAAATT gtATTGCGACTGTTTTGCAAACGGCGAATTCTGCAATAACTGCAACTGTACAAATTGTTATAACAACCTGGACCATGAGAACGATAGGCAAAAAGCAATAAAG GCCTGCCTCGACAGAAACCCTGAAGCCTTCAAGCCCAAaatagggaaaggaaaggagggagaatCGGATCGGAGGCACAGCAAAGGGTGTAACTGTAAACGCTCGGGATGTCTCAAAAACTACTGCGAGTGTTACGAG gCAAAAATCATGTGTTCTTCCATATGCAAATGCATTGGCTGtaaaaattttgaagaaagCCCGGAGCGAAAGACATTGATGCATTTAGCAGATGCTGCAGAGGTCAGGGTCCAGCAGCAGACTGCTGCAAAGACCAAGTTATCTTCCCAGATCTCAGACTTGCTGACAAGGCCAACACCAGCACTCAGCAGTGGTGGTGGGAA GCTGCCCTTTACATTTGTCACCAAGGAGGTGGCCGATGCAACCTGTGAATgcctcctggcacaggcagagcaagCAGAGAAGACGGGCAAGtccaaagctgcagcagagcgCATGATCCTGGAGGAGTTTGGACGCTGTCTGATGAGGGTtatcagctctgcagggaagtCCAAATGTGACCCTTGTGCCATGAACTGCTGA
- the LIN54 gene encoding protein lin-54 homolog isoform X6: protein MQEVSPQHEEELYVLYGTGCPRRLWNPSLETFETHLTMVLCHLLQVAVSCQGVPAPAITATATKMEVVSAEVNSLLPEEIMDTGITLVEDESIEAVIVSSPMGDSIPMETELEEIVNIGSTSDSSATTTATVTTESVPAPSSHSGDAALTTTAPSPDVNAAVKPAFPGGLHKLGAQTPVTISANQIILNKATDIKIGSQSIKPDGQKLIVTTLGKSGQPIVLALPHSQLPQSQKAVSQAQGGDSKVQGQQFKVVIGGRSEVKPVVGVSALTQGSQLINTAAQPSVLQSQQVKTVQAVKSAVQTITVGGVGTSQFKTIIPLATAPNVQQIQVPGSKFHYVRLVTATTASSSTQSASQNPSTNTQPLQQAKPVVVNATPVRMSVPIVPAQTVKQVVPKPINSTSQIVTTSQPQQRLIMPATPLPQIQPNLTNLPPGTVLAPAPGTGNVGYAVLPAQYVTQLQQSSYVSIASNTGFTGTSSVQSQARLPFNGIISSESANRPRKPCNCTKSLCLKLYCDCFANGEFCNNCNCTNCYNNLDHENDRQKAIKACLDRNPEAFKPKIGKGKEGESDRRHSKGCNCKRSGCLKNYCECYEAKIMCSSICKCIGCKNFEESPERKTLMHLADAAEVRVQQQTAAKTKLSSQISDLLTRPTPALSSGGGKLPFTFVTKEVADATCECLLAQAEQAEKTGKSKAAAERMILEEFGRCLMRVISSAGKSKCDPCAMNC from the exons taCCTGCTCCGGCCATCACTGCCACAGCTACTAAAATGGAGGTGGTTTCAGCAGAAGTCAACAGCTTGCTCCCTGAGGAAATCATGGACACTGGCATAACTCTGGTGGAAGATGAGAGCATCGAGGCTGTTATCGTGTCGTCGCCGATGGGAGACTCCATTCCCATGGAAACAGAACTGGAAGAAATAGTGAACATAGGCTCCACCAGCGACTCCTCAGCCACGACTACAGCCACAGTCACCACGGAGTCGgttcctgcacccagcagccactcGGGAGATGCAGCGCTGACCACCACAGCCCCAAGCCCTGATGTGAATGCAGCTGTAAAGCCTGCCTTTCCAGGTGGCCTCCATAAACTTGGTGCTCAGACCCCTGTCACTATCTCAGCTAATCAGATTATTCTGAACAAGGCCACTGATATTAAAATAGGCAGTCAGAGTATTAAACCGGACGGGCAAAAGCTGATTGTAACAACTTTGGGCAAGTCTGGCCAGCCTATTGTTTTAGCATTACCCCACAGCCAGCTCCCACAGTCGCAGAAGGCCGTGTCCCAAGCCCAGGGTGGAGACTCCAAGGTACAAGGCCAGCAGTTCAAAGTTGTCATTGGAGGTCGGTCGGAAGTGAAACCTGTTGTGGGTGTCTCAGCTTTGACGCAGGGAAGTCAGCTGATAAACACTGCGGCCCAGCCCTCTGTCTTGCAGTCCCAGCAAGTAAAAACAGTACAG GCTGTGAAATCAGCAGTGCAGACCATTACTGTAGGAGGAGTGGGTACATCTCAATTTAAGACAATTATTCCCTTGGCAACTGCACCCAATGTTCAGCAGATTCAGGTACCTGGAAGCAAGTTCCATTATGTCAGACTCGTTACTGCCACAACAGCCAGTAGTTCAACCCAATCTGCCAGTCAAAATCCCAGTACGAATACTCAGCCTCTACAGCAGG CGAAGCCTGTGGTGGTGAACGCGACCCCAGTGCGTATGTCAGTTCCCATAGTACCAGCACAGACTGTGAAACAG GTGGTGCCCAAACCAATCAACTCAACTTCTCAAATAGTCACTACCAGTCAGCCCCAACAAAGACTTATCATGCCAGCCACTCCACTGCCACAGATCCAGCCCAACCTCACCAACCTCCCCCCGGGCACTGTGCTGGcaccagcccctggcacaggaaaTGTTGGCTATGCAGTCCTTCCAGCTCAGTATGTCACACAG ctACAACAGTCATCCTATGTATCTATAGCAAGCAACACTGGCTTCACAGGGACATCCAGTGTCCAGTCCCAGGCACGACTGCCATTTAACGG aataatttcttctgaGTCTGCAAACCGCCCCAGGAAGCCTTGCAATTGTACTAAGTCTCTGTGTTTGAAATT gtATTGCGACTGTTTTGCAAACGGCGAATTCTGCAATAACTGCAACTGTACAAATTGTTATAACAACCTGGACCATGAGAACGATAGGCAAAAAGCAATAAAG GCCTGCCTCGACAGAAACCCTGAAGCCTTCAAGCCCAAaatagggaaaggaaaggagggagaatCGGATCGGAGGCACAGCAAAGGGTGTAACTGTAAACGCTCGGGATGTCTCAAAAACTACTGCGAGTGTTACGAG gCAAAAATCATGTGTTCTTCCATATGCAAATGCATTGGCTGtaaaaattttgaagaaagCCCGGAGCGAAAGACATTGATGCATTTAGCAGATGCTGCAGAGGTCAGGGTCCAGCAGCAGACTGCTGCAAAGACCAAGTTATCTTCCCAGATCTCAGACTTGCTGACAAGGCCAACACCAGCACTCAGCAGTGGTGGTGGGAA GCTGCCCTTTACATTTGTCACCAAGGAGGTGGCCGATGCAACCTGTGAATgcctcctggcacaggcagagcaagCAGAGAAGACGGGCAAGtccaaagctgcagcagagcgCATGATCCTGGAGGAGTTTGGACGCTGTCTGATGAGGGTtatcagctctgcagggaagtCCAAATGTGACCCTTGTGCCATGAACTGCTGA
- the LIN54 gene encoding protein lin-54 homolog isoform X3, with protein sequence MSVPAPAITATATKMEVVSAEVNSLLPEEIMDTGITLVEDESIEAVIVSSPMGDSIPMETELEEIVNIGSTSDSSATTTATVTTESVPAPSSHSGDAALTTTAPSPDVNAAVKPAFPGGLHKLGAQTPVTISANQIILNKATDIKIGSQSIKPDGQKLIVTTLGKSGQPIVLALPHSQLPQSQKAVSQAQGGDSKVQGQQFKVVIGGRSEVKPVVGVSALTQGSQLINTAAQPSVLQSQQVKTVQIAKKTRTPTSGPVITKLIFAKPINSKAVTGQTTQVSPVIAGRVFSQSAPGTPPKTITISESGVIGSSLSTTTQQTPNKIAISPLKSPNKLTVVSVASQPPNSPQKTVGVPLNVALGQQILTVQQSAPSSPGKAIVNHTTTQAVKSAVQTITVGGVGTSQFKTIIPLATAPNVQQIQVPGSKFHYVRLVTATTASSSTQSASQNPSTNTQPLQQAKPVVVNATPVRMSVPIVPAQTVKQVVPKPINSTSQIVTTSQPQQRLIMPATPLPQIQPNLTNLPPGTVLAPAPGTGNVGYAVLPAQYVTQLQQSSYVSIASNTGFTGTSSVQSQARLPFNGIISSESANRPRKPCNCTKSLCLKLYCDCFANGEFCNNCNCTNCYNNLDHENDRQKAIKACLDRNPEAFKPKIGKGKEGESDRRHSKGCNCKRSGCLKNYCECYEAKIMCSSICKCIGCKNFEESPERKTLMHLADAAEVRVQQQTAAKTKLSSQISDLLTRPTPALSSGGGKLPFTFVTKEVADATCECLLAQAEQAEKTGKSKAAAERMILEEFGRCLMRVISSAGKSKCDPCAMNC encoded by the exons taCCTGCTCCGGCCATCACTGCCACAGCTACTAAAATGGAGGTGGTTTCAGCAGAAGTCAACAGCTTGCTCCCTGAGGAAATCATGGACACTGGCATAACTCTGGTGGAAGATGAGAGCATCGAGGCTGTTATCGTGTCGTCGCCGATGGGAGACTCCATTCCCATGGAAACAGAACTGGAAGAAATAGTGAACATAGGCTCCACCAGCGACTCCTCAGCCACGACTACAGCCACAGTCACCACGGAGTCGgttcctgcacccagcagccactcGGGAGATGCAGCGCTGACCACCACAGCCCCAAGCCCTGATGTGAATGCAGCTGTAAAGCCTGCCTTTCCAGGTGGCCTCCATAAACTTGGTGCTCAGACCCCTGTCACTATCTCAGCTAATCAGATTATTCTGAACAAGGCCACTGATATTAAAATAGGCAGTCAGAGTATTAAACCGGACGGGCAAAAGCTGATTGTAACAACTTTGGGCAAGTCTGGCCAGCCTATTGTTTTAGCATTACCCCACAGCCAGCTCCCACAGTCGCAGAAGGCCGTGTCCCAAGCCCAGGGTGGAGACTCCAAGGTACAAGGCCAGCAGTTCAAAGTTGTCATTGGAGGTCGGTCGGAAGTGAAACCTGTTGTGGGTGTCTCAGCTTTGACGCAGGGAAGTCAGCTGATAAACACTGCGGCCCAGCCCTCTGTCTTGCAGTCCCAGCAAGTAAAAACAGTACAG ATTGCGAAGAAGACTCGAACCCCAACTTCTGGCCCGGTGATCACCAAGCTGATATTTGCAAAACCAATCAATAGCAAAGCTGTTACAGGGCAGACCACTCAAGTGTCACCAGTCATTGCAG GTAGGGTTTTTTCACAatctgctccagggacaccaCCAAAGACAATAACGATCTCTGAGAGCGGAGTCATTGGATCATCTTTGAGTACAACAACACAACAGACACCGAATAAAATAGCTATCTCACCACTCAAATCCCCCAATAAG CTAACAGTGGTGTCAGTGGCCTCCCAGCCTCCCAACTCCCCCCAGAAGACGGTGGGCGTCCCACTGAATGTAGCGTTAGGACAGCAGATCCTCACAGTGCAGCAGTCAGCACCCTCCTCCCCTGGGAAGGCTATAGTCAACCACACAACCACCCAG GCTGTGAAATCAGCAGTGCAGACCATTACTGTAGGAGGAGTGGGTACATCTCAATTTAAGACAATTATTCCCTTGGCAACTGCACCCAATGTTCAGCAGATTCAGGTACCTGGAAGCAAGTTCCATTATGTCAGACTCGTTACTGCCACAACAGCCAGTAGTTCAACCCAATCTGCCAGTCAAAATCCCAGTACGAATACTCAGCCTCTACAGCAGG CGAAGCCTGTGGTGGTGAACGCGACCCCAGTGCGTATGTCAGTTCCCATAGTACCAGCACAGACTGTGAAACAG GTGGTGCCCAAACCAATCAACTCAACTTCTCAAATAGTCACTACCAGTCAGCCCCAACAAAGACTTATCATGCCAGCCACTCCACTGCCACAGATCCAGCCCAACCTCACCAACCTCCCCCCGGGCACTGTGCTGGcaccagcccctggcacaggaaaTGTTGGCTATGCAGTCCTTCCAGCTCAGTATGTCACACAG ctACAACAGTCATCCTATGTATCTATAGCAAGCAACACTGGCTTCACAGGGACATCCAGTGTCCAGTCCCAGGCACGACTGCCATTTAACGG aataatttcttctgaGTCTGCAAACCGCCCCAGGAAGCCTTGCAATTGTACTAAGTCTCTGTGTTTGAAATT gtATTGCGACTGTTTTGCAAACGGCGAATTCTGCAATAACTGCAACTGTACAAATTGTTATAACAACCTGGACCATGAGAACGATAGGCAAAAAGCAATAAAG GCCTGCCTCGACAGAAACCCTGAAGCCTTCAAGCCCAAaatagggaaaggaaaggagggagaatCGGATCGGAGGCACAGCAAAGGGTGTAACTGTAAACGCTCGGGATGTCTCAAAAACTACTGCGAGTGTTACGAG gCAAAAATCATGTGTTCTTCCATATGCAAATGCATTGGCTGtaaaaattttgaagaaagCCCGGAGCGAAAGACATTGATGCATTTAGCAGATGCTGCAGAGGTCAGGGTCCAGCAGCAGACTGCTGCAAAGACCAAGTTATCTTCCCAGATCTCAGACTTGCTGACAAGGCCAACACCAGCACTCAGCAGTGGTGGTGGGAA GCTGCCCTTTACATTTGTCACCAAGGAGGTGGCCGATGCAACCTGTGAATgcctcctggcacaggcagagcaagCAGAGAAGACGGGCAAGtccaaagctgcagcagagcgCATGATCCTGGAGGAGTTTGGACGCTGTCTGATGAGGGTtatcagctctgcagggaagtCCAAATGTGACCCTTGTGCCATGAACTGCTGA